From a single Rutidosis leptorrhynchoides isolate AG116_Rl617_1_P2 chromosome 5, CSIRO_AGI_Rlap_v1, whole genome shotgun sequence genomic region:
- the LOC139848431 gene encoding uncharacterized mitochondrial protein AtMg01250-like — MCLRSERTSILVNGSPTGEFEVQRGLRQGDPLSPFLFLIVMEGLHLMLHDYMNQNLIRGASVGIQGIKISHLLYADDVVIISDWDKNSLDRIFEVFNDFYHFSGLKINVNKSNLYGLGVIDSEVDDNASDIGCLRGTFPFLYLGMPMGINMNRISN; from the coding sequence ATGTGTCTTCGTTCCGAACGTACGTCCATTCTAGTTAATGGGAGTCCTACTGGGGAATTTGAGGTTCAACGAGGCCTTCGTCAGGGTGACCCTTTGAGCCCGTTTTTGTTCTTAATTGTCATGGAAGGTCTACATTTGATGTTGCATGACTATATGAACCAGAATCTAATTAGAGGCGCCTCGGTTGGCATTCAAGGTATTAAAATTTCTCATCTACTTTATGCTGATGATGTTGTCATCATTTCAGATTGGGATAAAAACTCGCTAGACCGTATCTTTGAAGTGTTCAATGATTTCTATCATTTCTCGGGTTTGAAGATCAATGTTAATAAATCCAATTTGTACGGGTTGGGTGTGATAGACTCTGAAGTAGATGATAATGCAAGTGATATTGGCTGCTTACGCGGCACATTTCCTTTCCTCTATTTGGGAATGCCTATGGGAATCAACATGAATCGTATCTCCAATTAG